A single window of Ignavibacteriales bacterium DNA harbors:
- a CDS encoding beta galactosidase jelly roll domain-containing protein — protein sequence MKVFLLLLSMVSLINISYGSEKKIFLEIPSLFSNNMVLQQKSDVPFWGKATPGLRISFDASWGRAAKTIVKDDSTWFVKIKTPKAGGPYKIDLQIGDSTINFSNVLIGEVWLCSGQSNMEMPLRGWPPSDTISFSAQSIRDADYPNLRFFTVVRAYSERPEQKCSGIWSECTHATAEGFSATAFFLGRKLMQELKIPIGLIHSSWGGTPAEAWTGEKYLAEIEQFKDIIKKLDDGKPEIVKLNRWIRNHPIIDISKKNPQQKWKELDFGDSVCSISNYDDSKWNTMNLPTQWESTEVGDFDGVIWFRKQINISKNWLNKDLILEIGKVDDMDITFVNGVKVGSYEEDGFWQTERVYNVPAEIVKDTLITIAVRVLDNQGGGGIWGPKEKMKLSLKEERENISLSGEWKYLPVAQYIADNFYVFGTKEDEYLSRPKLSLSIGPSTPTVLYNGMISPLIPYKIKGVIWYQGESNVANPELYKIIFPTMIRNWRNDWKERSFPFYYVQIAPWIYDSGSQSQKLREAQLVTLSVPKTGMVVTLDIGSPNTIHPPDKENVGERLALWALAKDYNKRVVYSGPIYKSMKVKKDKIILTFDHIGKGFILKEKESQKNFLIAEEDKIFKEAELKIVGKNLIVSSPGMKAPVAVRYGWSNYVDASLFNKEGLPASSFRTDNWEN from the coding sequence ATGAAAGTATTCTTACTTCTCCTATCTATGGTTTCGTTAATTAATATAAGCTATGGCAGTGAAAAGAAGATTTTTTTAGAAATACCCTCTCTCTTCTCCAATAATATGGTTTTGCAGCAGAAATCAGATGTCCCATTTTGGGGAAAAGCTACTCCCGGATTACGAATATCCTTCGATGCAAGTTGGGGCAGAGCTGCTAAGACAATTGTTAAAGATGATAGTACTTGGTTCGTCAAAATAAAAACTCCGAAAGCTGGGGGACCATATAAAATTGATCTTCAAATCGGCGATTCAACAATAAATTTCTCAAATGTTTTGATAGGAGAAGTTTGGCTTTGTTCTGGTCAATCAAATATGGAAATGCCATTAAGAGGATGGCCGCCATCTGACACTATTTCATTCTCAGCACAATCAATAAGAGACGCAGACTATCCTAATCTTAGATTTTTTACAGTTGTTCGTGCTTATTCTGAAAGACCTGAACAAAAATGTTCTGGGATCTGGTCAGAATGTACTCATGCAACTGCTGAAGGTTTCAGTGCTACGGCTTTTTTCTTAGGAAGAAAATTAATGCAAGAATTAAAAATTCCAATTGGATTAATCCATTCAAGCTGGGGTGGTACTCCCGCTGAAGCGTGGACAGGAGAAAAATATCTCGCAGAAATTGAACAATTCAAAGACATCATTAAAAAATTAGATGACGGCAAACCTGAAATTGTCAAACTTAATCGATGGATTAGAAATCATCCGATAATTGATATCTCTAAAAAAAATCCGCAACAAAAATGGAAGGAATTGGACTTTGGAGATTCAGTTTGCTCAATATCTAATTATGATGATAGTAAATGGAACACAATGAATTTACCAACTCAGTGGGAGAGTACCGAAGTTGGTGATTTTGACGGAGTAATATGGTTCAGGAAACAAATTAATATTTCTAAAAACTGGCTTAACAAAGATCTAATACTTGAGATCGGCAAAGTTGACGATATGGACATTACATTTGTCAACGGTGTGAAAGTTGGGTCTTATGAAGAAGACGGATTCTGGCAGACAGAGAGAGTTTATAATGTACCTGCAGAAATTGTAAAAGACACATTGATTACGATTGCTGTAAGAGTTCTTGATAATCAGGGTGGTGGAGGAATATGGGGACCGAAAGAAAAAATGAAATTGTCTTTAAAAGAAGAGCGAGAAAATATTTCTCTATCTGGTGAGTGGAAATATCTTCCGGTTGCTCAATATATAGCTGATAATTTTTATGTTTTTGGCACAAAAGAAGATGAGTATTTGTCACGTCCGAAACTTTCATTAAGCATTGGTCCTTCTACTCCCACAGTACTTTATAACGGTATGATTTCGCCTCTTATTCCTTACAAAATTAAAGGAGTTATCTGGTATCAGGGTGAATCGAATGTAGCGAATCCGGAATTGTACAAAATTATTTTTCCTACTATGATTAGAAATTGGCGTAACGATTGGAAGGAAAGAAGCTTTCCATTTTATTATGTTCAGATAGCACCATGGATTTATGATAGTGGTTCCCAATCACAAAAATTAAGAGAGGCGCAACTCGTTACATTATCAGTACCGAAAACAGGAATGGTTGTAACTCTCGACATCGGCAGTCCCAACACGATCCATCCTCCCGACAAAGAAAATGTTGGTGAAAGGTTAGCATTATGGGCTCTCGCTAAAGATTATAACAAGAGAGTCGTTTATTCAGGTCCAATCTATAAATCAATGAAAGTGAAGAAGGATAAAATTATTTTAACTTTCGATCATATTGGTAAAGGATTTATTCTGAAAGAAAAAGAAAGCCAAAAGAATTTTCTAATTGCAGAAGAAGATAAAATATTCAAAGAAGCAGAGTTAAAAATAGTGGGGAAGAATTTAATTGTTTCTTCTCCAGGTATGAAAGCTCCTGTTGCAGTAAGATATGGCTGGAGTAATTATGTTGATGCTTCGTTATTTAACAAAGAAGGTTTACCTGCATCATCATTTAGAACTGATAATTGGGAAAATTGA
- a CDS encoding cellulase family glycosylhydrolase: MKKMILLFIMIFTITSIFPCINAQQEKKEKKYHEWWNDQNIGKPLNSPNAKKLSLIHVKGNRFVDGKDSTILFRGLSISDPDKIEHQGHWNKNHFIEVKKLGTMIVRIPVHPIAWRERTPEKYLELLDQAVEWCTELDMYIIIDWHSIGNLKMELFQDPMYYTTLKETFEFWLTIARHFKGNNTVAFYELYNEPTLYNGELGRMSWSELKKINEDMISLIRAYDKEKIPLVAGLDWAYDLTPLLIEPIEAEGIGYVSHPYPHKRTVPYEPKWEENFGFASNRYPIIATEIGFTLGKEGLNDNGEYGKSIINYLENKGISWIAWVFDPQWYPKMFESWRTYKLTESGEFFKEAMQGRINK, from the coding sequence ATGAAAAAAATGATACTACTTTTTATTATGATATTTACAATTACATCTATTTTCCCATGTATTAATGCTCAGCAAGAAAAAAAAGAGAAGAAATATCATGAATGGTGGAACGATCAGAATATCGGAAAACCGCTTAACAGTCCAAATGCAAAAAAACTTTCTCTCATTCATGTGAAGGGAAATCGATTTGTTGATGGGAAGGACAGTACAATTTTATTCCGAGGTCTTTCTATTTCCGATCCGGATAAAATTGAACATCAAGGTCATTGGAATAAAAATCACTTTATAGAAGTAAAAAAACTTGGGACTATGATAGTTCGTATACCGGTTCATCCGATTGCCTGGCGCGAACGTACACCGGAGAAGTATCTAGAACTATTAGATCAAGCTGTTGAATGGTGTACTGAACTTGATATGTACATAATAATTGATTGGCATTCTATAGGTAATTTAAAAATGGAGTTGTTCCAAGATCCCATGTATTATACAACACTAAAAGAAACTTTTGAATTTTGGTTAACAATCGCCAGGCATTTCAAAGGGAATAATACAGTTGCGTTTTATGAATTATATAATGAACCAACGCTTTATAACGGCGAGCTAGGGAGAATGTCATGGAGTGAATTGAAAAAAATAAACGAAGATATGATTAGCTTAATTCGTGCATATGATAAAGAAAAAATTCCTCTTGTCGCTGGTTTAGATTGGGCTTATGATCTCACTCCGTTATTAATAGAACCGATTGAAGCTGAAGGAATTGGTTATGTTTCACATCCCTATCCCCATAAAAGAACTGTTCCTTATGAACCAAAGTGGGAAGAAAATTTTGGTTTCGCATCGAACAGGTATCCAATAATTGCAACTGAAATTGGTTTTACACTTGGTAAAGAAGGATTAAATGATAACGGTGAATACGGCAAATCAATTATAAATTATCTCGAAAATAAAGGTATTAGTTGGATTGCATGGGTATTTGATCCTCAATGGTACCCTAAAATGTTTGAGTCTTGGAGAACTTATAAATTAACAGAAAGTGGAGAATTTTTTAAGGAAGCGATGCAAGGAAGAATTAATAAATAA
- a CDS encoding carboxypeptidase-like regulatory domain-containing protein, with product MIKNFYQFISKVLIAFTILIFISFQTLMAADTGAIRGRVLDKPTKEALIGASLVISGTNIGESADINGKFFIRNVPTGKQELVISYIGYKKLTVSIDLREDQILERNFELEPESLVGQTIVVTAQAQGQLSAINQQLSSNTISNVVSAARIKELPDVNAAESIGRLPGVSIERSGGEATKVEIRGLSPKYNTVTVNGVRLPATGGDDRSVDLSLISSNILDGITVKKANTPDMDADALGGTVDLKLKEAPDKMELNVSLQGGYNQLQKYYGNYNFNGNISNRFFEGDLGLIASVNIDDYDRSADKFQGNYRQSTQALTGITQILLSSLNLREEKVKRGRTGASFLLDYRIPYGKVTANSFYNRLKWDGLYRINRGDILNNRHYYDLEQRGGTTSIFTGAIGMEQDFDWIKYDANISRTASRSKNPGERTWTFSQENAAYLTTQIDPDTPPTMVPNLATIDTNSTGIADLYVYDTRLDENESAVQLNVQVPFRLTDQINGYLKTGGKLRWLNRLNDQEQNGRNGLQYGGGTAVNTILTSTLKYLSQNYPDEFNWKSDSLIARRYGVFPISSFLSNYSRSDFMKGDYPLGFAVDEAKMNKLMDALFATGENRNYAIGSIGRDYDGVERYQAGYFMSEFNVTKYATVIGGVRWEKDYSIYNGQRFREVTLNNIQGPPADLQRLTIERNNEFWLPMIHLIINPTDWLKVRLARTETLTRPDYIQYAPITSINSYQNYIRAANSTLKPAKSANYDVAISVFENTIGLFSVSGFYKKIDDLIFQTTYYLNPGVPVLPGLNIPDNWLKNAAPQVDTYINNPTPATYKGVEFDWQTHFWYLPSVFNGLVLNINYTRIFSEIEKELFFNGQGAIIPGSRPPRRANILIDSSRVARMPDQPAHILNVTIGYDYMGFSARLSYLYQTNKVTYIDRSPALDNFSGTYARWDFTLQQKLDFGIQVFANFTNLNNRADQNFRGEALVSPTYIEYYGFTMDVGVRYKL from the coding sequence ATGATAAAAAATTTTTACCAATTTATAAGCAAAGTGCTAATTGCTTTCACCATTCTTATTTTTATTTCATTTCAAACTCTCATGGCTGCCGATACCGGGGCTATTAGAGGTCGTGTATTAGATAAACCAACAAAAGAGGCTCTTATAGGTGCTAGTCTTGTAATTAGTGGTACAAACATTGGCGAATCAGCCGACATTAATGGAAAATTTTTTATTCGAAATGTACCTACAGGTAAACAAGAACTCGTGATTTCTTATATCGGCTATAAGAAGCTAACAGTTTCTATAGATCTCAGGGAAGATCAAATCTTGGAACGAAACTTTGAATTAGAACCCGAGTCGCTGGTAGGTCAGACGATTGTTGTAACCGCACAGGCGCAAGGACAGCTATCAGCAATCAATCAGCAACTTTCTTCTAATACAATTTCCAACGTAGTATCTGCAGCCCGTATTAAAGAATTACCGGATGTGAATGCTGCCGAGTCAATTGGTCGTTTACCTGGTGTTTCAATTGAACGATCAGGAGGTGAAGCTACTAAGGTAGAAATTCGGGGTCTTTCCCCTAAGTACAATACTGTTACTGTTAATGGTGTACGGCTACCCGCTACCGGTGGAGACGATCGCAGTGTTGATTTATCACTCATCTCATCAAACATACTGGATGGAATCACCGTCAAAAAAGCGAATACACCTGATATGGATGCCGATGCTCTAGGAGGTACAGTAGACCTCAAATTAAAAGAAGCGCCAGATAAAATGGAACTTAACGTTTCTTTACAGGGCGGTTACAATCAACTTCAGAAATATTATGGCAATTATAATTTCAACGGTAATATAAGCAACAGATTTTTTGAGGGAGACCTTGGTCTTATTGCAAGTGTTAACATTGATGATTATGATAGAAGCGCAGATAAATTTCAAGGCAACTACCGTCAGTCAACTCAAGCATTAACAGGCATTACTCAAATTTTACTTTCGAGCTTAAATCTTAGAGAAGAAAAAGTAAAAAGAGGACGCACCGGTGCAAGTTTCTTACTGGATTATCGTATCCCTTATGGAAAAGTCACAGCTAACTCATTTTATAATCGGCTAAAGTGGGATGGTCTTTATCGCATTAACCGAGGCGACATTTTAAACAACAGACATTATTATGATCTTGAACAACGCGGTGGTACAACATCAATTTTTACTGGTGCAATTGGAATGGAACAGGATTTCGATTGGATTAAATATGACGCAAATATATCGAGAACAGCGTCGCGATCAAAAAATCCAGGTGAACGTACATGGACTTTCTCTCAGGAAAACGCAGCATATCTTACTACACAAATTGATCCTGATACTCCCCCGACTATGGTTCCCAATTTGGCAACGATTGATACTAACAGTACAGGAATTGCAGATTTATATGTTTATGATACAAGACTTGATGAGAATGAATCTGCGGTACAATTAAATGTTCAAGTGCCTTTCCGATTAACAGATCAGATTAATGGATATCTTAAAACCGGTGGCAAACTTCGTTGGTTAAATAGACTGAATGATCAAGAGCAAAACGGTCGAAACGGATTGCAGTATGGAGGTGGGACAGCAGTCAATACAATTCTAACTTCTACACTAAAATATCTATCTCAAAATTATCCCGATGAATTTAACTGGAAGAGTGACTCATTAATTGCAAGGCGTTATGGTGTTTTTCCAATCTCCAGCTTCTTGAGTAATTATAGCCGTTCCGATTTTATGAAGGGTGATTATCCGCTGGGATTTGCAGTCGATGAAGCGAAGATGAATAAGTTAATGGATGCACTATTTGCAACCGGTGAAAATCGAAACTACGCTATCGGATCCATCGGTCGCGATTATGACGGTGTCGAGCGTTATCAGGCCGGTTACTTTATGAGTGAATTTAATGTAACAAAATATGCAACAGTCATTGGTGGAGTTCGTTGGGAAAAAGATTACTCCATATATAATGGTCAAAGATTCAGAGAAGTAACGCTTAATAATATTCAAGGACCACCAGCAGATCTTCAAAGACTTACTATAGAACGCAATAATGAATTCTGGCTACCGATGATTCATCTAATTATTAACCCAACAGATTGGTTGAAAGTACGTCTTGCAAGAACTGAAACACTTACCCGTCCGGACTACATTCAATACGCACCCATTACATCGATTAATTCATACCAGAATTATATTCGCGCAGCTAACTCAACTTTAAAACCAGCAAAATCTGCAAACTACGATGTTGCCATTTCCGTTTTTGAGAACACTATTGGTCTATTCAGCGTTTCAGGTTTCTACAAAAAAATAGATGACTTAATTTTTCAAACAACTTATTACCTCAATCCAGGAGTTCCGGTTCTTCCCGGTTTGAATATTCCTGATAATTGGTTAAAGAATGCCGCTCCTCAAGTTGATACATACATCAACAATCCAACACCTGCTACTTACAAGGGGGTTGAATTCGATTGGCAGACACATTTCTGGTACCTGCCTTCAGTCTTTAACGGATTAGTTTTGAATATCAATTACACTCGAATATTTTCAGAAATCGAAAAAGAACTATTCTTTAACGGTCAAGGTGCAATCATACCTGGCAGCCGTCCGCCTCGTCGTGCTAATATTTTAATCGATAGTTCGAGAGTAGCTCGTATGCCAGATCAGCCGGCGCATATTCTAAATGTTACAATTGGTTACGATTATATGGGATTTTCAGCACGATTGTCTTATCTCTATCAGACAAACAAGGTTACATATATTGATAGGTCTCCAGCACTGGATAACTTCTCCGGCACTTATGCACGCTGGGATTTTACACTTCAACAGAAGCTGGATTTCGGAATTCAAGTATTTGCAAACTTCACAAACTTAAATAACAGAGCAGACCAGAATTTTAGAGGGGAAGCATTAGTTAGTCCTACCTACATCGAGTATTACGGTTTTACGATGGACGTAGGTGTGAGATATAAATTGTAA
- a CDS encoding T9SS type A sorting domain-containing protein, translating into MKSKYGIIFLTLIAVIFVFSAQQLKAQQGDTLLVTWAQADGTVKTDALRDAIANDLDRPAGRVYKLQRGGFYWLTETITNNGWALRIVGEPPGPTLYDNPAVLQMVARTDGTVNGRMITGGGDITLKNLYIVGADNNGVQTYYQPIQIDASNSRFIFDNIILERTNFALIAFTAKNNDIFFTNCKFRNLIGQPSTQQWEGRGISIWADQDSVVVENCTFFNVGMTALQIEGGAANYVRFNHNTLVNVGRSVNTGNWWKYAYFANNLIINGFWHGEGFGDYDLVRNPGRDPRATTSGMFSIGALPSKYGTEEARRVVFANVASWRDPAFALYYADSIRAQPFVGPVTKLDFLAKYEHMVVKDTTWLATMPDIQTYPYDIIANMYRNIKDLRAGVTPATPYFWKLETDPTTPSWPLPENFTYTTPSLLTAGTNSMPLGDLNWFPAKKTAWQLIKAKDISDIENMAGSVVVLNTVEKQEAEVGTVSGTAAVKVASGFAYYRLSNGYVEWTFDLATEGQYDLNVWTHLNNRTNGVNFFVNDFEIHDTRGWGQYVFGVDASSVHLDFPPNAWGWWLVKESELKESASLPLHLKAGSNKVQIKASWCDNMYAGFNVLQPGTTTIVKSLRASDVTASDIASLVLEGAKWTPSGLKSVDLGTNGTIEWNVTAPDAGKYRLQVFYQNGGSAKTMQIKVGGSTVISDFSLDGKADSTGLVKLSNTFTLVKGTNKVALTGSGVNVDYIQLIQDLTTSVKKLDEIPTGFALQQNYPNPFNPSTTIRYQIPKESKVTLKIFDILGREVATLVNMQQGVGSYEVNFNAMKFASGVYIYRISAGDFMQTKKMMLLK; encoded by the coding sequence ATGAAGTCTAAGTATGGAATCATTTTTTTAACTCTCATTGCAGTAATCTTCGTCTTCTCGGCACAGCAACTTAAAGCACAGCAGGGAGATACACTCCTCGTAACGTGGGCACAAGCAGATGGTACCGTAAAAACAGATGCCCTTAGGGATGCTATCGCCAATGATTTAGACCGGCCTGCTGGACGTGTTTATAAACTGCAGAGAGGCGGTTTCTATTGGCTCACAGAAACAATCACAAACAATGGCTGGGCACTAAGAATTGTCGGAGAACCTCCGGGACCAACACTCTATGATAATCCAGCTGTTCTCCAAATGGTTGCCCGAACAGATGGTACCGTTAACGGTCGTATGATAACCGGAGGCGGTGATATTACATTAAAAAACCTCTACATAGTAGGTGCCGATAATAATGGTGTTCAAACTTATTATCAACCAATTCAGATCGATGCAAGCAACTCCCGTTTTATTTTCGATAATATCATTTTGGAACGCACTAACTTTGCATTGATTGCTTTTACTGCCAAGAATAATGATATCTTTTTTACTAATTGTAAATTCCGTAATCTTATCGGTCAACCGAGTACACAACAATGGGAAGGCCGCGGTATTTCAATTTGGGCCGATCAAGATTCTGTTGTAGTAGAAAATTGTACATTCTTTAATGTTGGCATGACTGCACTACAGATTGAAGGTGGCGCTGCCAATTATGTTCGCTTCAACCATAATACACTTGTTAATGTAGGCCGATCTGTGAATACTGGAAATTGGTGGAAGTACGCTTATTTCGCTAATAATCTTATCATAAACGGTTTCTGGCATGGAGAAGGTTTCGGCGATTATGATTTAGTAAGAAATCCCGGCCGTGATCCGCGGGCAACAACATCAGGTATGTTCAGCATTGGTGCACTGCCTTCCAAATATGGAACTGAAGAAGCTCGCAGAGTTGTGTTTGCAAATGTAGCCTCATGGCGTGATCCAGCGTTTGCTCTTTACTATGCAGATTCCATCAGAGCGCAGCCGTTTGTAGGTCCTGTTACTAAATTGGACTTCTTAGCAAAGTACGAACACATGGTAGTTAAAGATACAACTTGGCTTGCAACAATGCCAGATATTCAAACATATCCTTACGACATTATTGCCAACATGTATCGTAATATCAAAGATCTGCGTGCCGGTGTTACACCAGCTACTCCATATTTCTGGAAACTAGAGACTGATCCAACCACACCAAGTTGGCCATTACCTGAGAACTTTACATATACAACTCCTTCACTCCTCACAGCAGGTACCAATAGTATGCCGCTGGGTGATCTTAATTGGTTCCCCGCTAAAAAAACTGCATGGCAATTAATTAAAGCAAAAGACATTTCTGATATTGAAAATATGGCCGGTAGTGTAGTAGTCTTAAATACAGTTGAGAAGCAGGAAGCGGAAGTCGGTACAGTATCTGGCACTGCAGCTGTTAAAGTTGCCAGCGGTTTTGCTTATTATAGATTGTCCAACGGTTATGTTGAATGGACATTTGATTTAGCTACTGAGGGGCAATACGATCTTAATGTATGGACACATCTTAACAATCGTACAAACGGTGTTAATTTCTTTGTAAATGATTTCGAAATTCACGATACACGCGGTTGGGGTCAATATGTATTTGGTGTCGATGCTTCTAGTGTTCATTTAGATTTTCCGCCAAATGCTTGGGGTTGGTGGTTAGTTAAAGAATCCGAGTTAAAAGAATCAGCTAGTTTACCGCTTCATTTAAAAGCTGGTTCAAATAAAGTTCAAATCAAAGCTTCTTGGTGTGATAATATGTACGCTGGTTTTAATGTTCTTCAGCCGGGAACCACTACTATTGTAAAATCATTAAGAGCTTCTGATGTAACGGCTTCAGACATCGCTTCTTTAGTGCTAGAAGGCGCTAAATGGACACCAAGCGGATTGAAATCAGTTGATTTAGGAACAAATGGTACTATTGAATGGAATGTTACAGCCCCAGATGCAGGAAAGTATAGACTGCAAGTATTCTACCAAAATGGAGGATCTGCTAAAACAATGCAAATTAAAGTAGGGGGTAGTACTGTTATCTCCGACTTTAGTTTAGATGGCAAAGCAGATTCGACGGGACTAGTAAAATTATCCAATACATTTACATTAGTTAAAGGAACTAATAAAGTTGCCTTAACTGGATCAGGAGTAAATGTTGACTATATTCAACTGATTCAAGATCTAACAACGAGTGTAAAAAAACTCGACGAGATTCCTACAGGTTTTGCTCTTCAGCAGAATTATCCGAATCCATTCAATCCATCCACTACGATTCGATATCAGATTCCTAAAGAATCAAAAGTTACTTTGAAGATCTTTGATATTCTCGGCAGAGAAGTAGCTACTTTGGTTAATATGCAACAAGGCGTTGGATCCTATGAAGTGAATTTCAATGCAATGAAATTTGCAAGTGGTGTATATATTTACAGAATTTCTGCAGGAGATTTCATGCAAACTAAGAAGATGATGTTGCTTAAGTAA